Proteins co-encoded in one Methylomonas albis genomic window:
- a CDS encoding peptidase yields MTYCIAVSLKDGLVLTSDSRTNAGIDNVSIHGKMHAFCTASDRKIVLLSAGNLATTQAVIDQLKRDMKEESEINLDTVNYLSEAAEYLGRVSVEKQRRHVDAGQSSFNPSATFILAGQIGQEPHRAYLIYPEGNCITTSRQTPYLQIGENKYGKPVLDRFLKIDTSLHEAGRCCLISMDSTMRSNASVGAPVELLIYHRDTLMLDEYYCFQEDNEYLSKIRKMWHEKLKEAFATLPQFSKEDSRPLPGCI; encoded by the coding sequence ATGACTTACTGTATTGCTGTCTCTCTAAAAGACGGACTGGTATTAACCTCAGACTCCAGAACCAACGCTGGCATCGACAATGTCAGCATTCACGGCAAGATGCACGCATTCTGCACCGCCTCGGATCGGAAGATCGTGTTGCTAAGCGCCGGCAATCTGGCTACCACCCAGGCGGTGATCGACCAGTTGAAACGCGATATGAAGGAAGAGTCCGAAATCAATCTGGACACGGTTAATTATCTGTCGGAAGCAGCGGAATACCTGGGGCGGGTCAGTGTCGAAAAACAGCGCCGTCACGTGGATGCCGGCCAAAGCAGCTTCAATCCGTCCGCCACTTTTATCCTGGCGGGGCAAATCGGCCAGGAACCGCACCGCGCATACTTGATATATCCGGAAGGCAATTGCATCACCACCTCCCGGCAAACCCCCTATTTGCAAATCGGCGAAAATAAATACGGCAAACCGGTGCTGGATCGATTTTTAAAAATCGATACCTCCTTGCACGAAGCCGGCCGCTGCTGTTTGATTTCGATGGATTCCACCATGCGCAGCAACGCCAGCGTTGGCGCGCCGGTGGAACTGTTGATTTATCACCGGGATACGCTGATGCTGGACGAGTACTATTGCTTCCAGGAAGACAACGAGTATTTGAGCAAAATCCGCAAGATGTGGCACGAAAAGCTGAAAGAAGCCTTCGCCACCTTACCGCAGTTCAGTAAAGAGGATTCCCGTCCGCTACCCGGCTGCATATAA
- a CDS encoding ATP-binding cassette domain-containing protein gives MTAIAAEAAPTPLIFTSVSKRFTAGDRVVSALRDISLSLSLGQVTALVGPDGAGKTTLLRLAAGLLLPDSGSVASFGLDTAAAGAQLHRLIGYMPQRFGLYEDLSVQENLNLYADLYGISQQDRQQRFLELMRMTNLQKFNQRLAGQLSGGMKQKLGLACTLLNRPRLLVLDEPSVGVDPLSRRELWQIIALLVQEFGTTVLLSTAYMDEAERCQQVVLLDRGQILHQDAPTGFHRLANACSYKLSSPVLGKRLLQQRLQACPDLIDSVVQGDAVRAVARPACRPDWTAMFNDVEQMQIVPVPSRLEDAFIMLLLARQGQKSPAATKGPVPGNGSPFLASEQPAVIEVEQVDRWFGNFQAVKKLSFEVRHGEIFGLLGANGAGKTTTFRMLCGLLPASNGRVRVAGLDLSKAAAQARAKLGYMSQRFSLYGQLSVKQNLAFFSHAYGLRNSHRRVRMAWAFTQFGLEDFADTNSVDLPLGYKQRLALACALMHEPEILFLDEPTSGIDPLARREFWARINSLAAQGVTILVTTHFMEEAEYCDRLLIMREGDILAAGTPAQIRSRSQGVGQSPADTMEEAFIRLLELTGSSSG, from the coding sequence GTGACTGCCATCGCGGCCGAAGCCGCACCGACGCCGCTGATCTTCACGTCGGTAAGCAAACGCTTTACCGCCGGTGACCGGGTCGTATCGGCCTTGCGGGATATTTCCCTGAGCCTGTCGCTCGGCCAAGTCACGGCCTTGGTTGGTCCGGATGGCGCCGGCAAAACCACCTTGTTACGCTTGGCGGCCGGCTTGTTGTTGCCCGACAGCGGCAGCGTAGCCAGTTTTGGTTTGGATACAGCCGCCGCCGGCGCGCAATTGCACCGTCTGATCGGCTACATGCCTCAGCGCTTCGGCCTTTATGAAGACTTGAGCGTGCAGGAAAATCTCAATCTCTACGCCGATCTTTACGGCATCTCGCAGCAGGACAGGCAACAGCGTTTTCTCGAGCTGATGCGCATGACGAATCTGCAAAAATTCAATCAGCGTCTGGCCGGCCAGCTGTCCGGGGGCATGAAACAAAAACTGGGTCTGGCTTGTACCTTGTTGAATCGGCCCAGGTTGCTGGTGCTGGACGAGCCGTCGGTGGGGGTCGATCCGCTGTCGCGCCGCGAGCTGTGGCAGATTATCGCCTTGCTGGTGCAAGAGTTCGGCACAACGGTGTTGCTCAGCACTGCTTACATGGATGAAGCCGAGCGTTGCCAGCAGGTGGTCTTGCTGGATAGAGGCCAAATTCTGCATCAAGACGCACCCACCGGATTTCATCGTCTGGCCAACGCCTGCAGTTACAAACTGTCCAGTCCGGTACTGGGTAAACGTTTGCTGCAACAACGCTTACAGGCGTGTCCGGACCTAATCGATTCGGTGGTGCAGGGCGATGCGGTACGCGCGGTAGCCCGGCCCGCTTGCCGGCCGGACTGGACGGCTATGTTCAACGATGTCGAGCAAATGCAAATTGTGCCGGTACCGTCGCGCTTGGAAGATGCGTTTATCATGCTGTTGCTGGCTCGGCAGGGCCAAAAGTCGCCAGCGGCAACTAAGGGTCCGGTACCCGGCAATGGCTCGCCGTTTTTGGCGAGTGAACAGCCGGCGGTGATTGAAGTCGAGCAAGTTGATCGCTGGTTTGGAAATTTTCAGGCGGTTAAAAAACTGTCGTTTGAGGTGCGGCACGGCGAGATTTTCGGCTTGCTCGGCGCGAACGGTGCCGGCAAGACCACCACCTTTAGAATGTTGTGCGGTTTATTGCCGGCCAGTAACGGCCGCGTGCGGGTGGCTGGCCTGGACCTGAGTAAGGCGGCAGCGCAGGCCAGAGCAAAATTGGGTTATATGTCGCAGAGGTTCTCGTTGTACGGCCAATTATCGGTCAAGCAAAATCTGGCGTTTTTCAGTCATGCGTATGGCTTGCGCAATAGCCATAGACGCGTGCGCATGGCTTGGGCCTTTACTCAATTTGGCCTGGAAGATTTCGCCGACACCAACAGCGTTGATCTGCCGTTGGGTTATAAACAAAGGCTGGCGCTGGCTTGCGCGTTAATGCACGAGCCGGAGATTCTGTTTCTCGACGAGCCCACCTCCGGCATCGATCCGCTGGCGCGCCGCGAGTTTTGGGCTCGTATCAACAGCTTGGCGGCGCAAGGGGTAACAATATTGGTCACCACGCATTTCATGGAAGAAGCCGAATATTGTGATCGACTGTTGATCATGCGCGAAGGCGACATTCTGGCCGCCGGCACGCCGGCCCAGATCAGAAGCCGCAGTCAAGGCGTTGGTCAATCGCCTGCCGACACAATGGAAGAGGCCTTTATCCGCCTGCTGGAACTCACAGGATCGTCAAGCGGATGA
- a CDS encoding ABC transporter permease, whose amino-acid sequence MNAASQRLLGLIRKEFLQVLRDPSSLAIAFAMPVFLLLLFGYGVSLDARHVPIGLVVEFVSPESRSLSAGFDYSEYFQAHYFRDMREARQALLARKINAIVHLQADFERRLNGSEPAQIQVIVNGVDANTARLTSAYVQGVWETWINARMESQGLTPMRAVQLEARVWYNSGLRSRNFLVPGLIAVIMTLIGALLTALVMAREWERGTMEALISTPVSVREVLLGKLIPYYLLGMGGMLLSIGMAVFLFQVPLVGSLWVLLVAGTLFLLAALGMGLLISIAAKNQFVAGQIAIVVTFLPAFILSGFIFNIDSMPWAVQLFTHLVAARYFVAILQTVFLAGDIWEVILPNALALLLMALAFLALALWRAPRRLE is encoded by the coding sequence ATGAACGCCGCCAGTCAACGCTTGTTGGGCTTGATACGTAAGGAGTTTTTGCAAGTGTTACGCGACCCCAGTAGCCTGGCGATTGCTTTTGCGATGCCGGTGTTTTTACTGCTGCTATTCGGTTATGGCGTCTCGCTGGATGCCCGCCACGTGCCGATTGGCCTGGTAGTTGAGTTTGTCTCGCCGGAGTCGCGCAGTTTGAGTGCCGGCTTCGATTATTCGGAATATTTTCAAGCCCATTACTTCCGCGACATGCGCGAGGCCCGGCAGGCGTTGCTCGCCCGAAAAATCAATGCCATCGTTCACTTGCAGGCCGATTTCGAGCGGCGGCTGAATGGCAGCGAACCGGCACAGATCCAGGTGATCGTCAACGGTGTCGACGCCAATACAGCTCGTCTGACCAGTGCTTATGTGCAAGGCGTTTGGGAGACCTGGATTAATGCCCGGATGGAATCGCAAGGTTTAACTCCAATGCGGGCGGTACAGTTGGAAGCGCGGGTTTGGTACAACAGTGGCCTGCGCAGCCGTAACTTTCTGGTGCCGGGTCTAATCGCGGTAATTATGACCCTGATTGGCGCATTACTGACCGCGTTGGTGATGGCCCGCGAATGGGAGCGCGGCACCATGGAGGCGCTGATTTCGACGCCGGTCAGCGTCCGCGAAGTGCTGCTCGGCAAATTGATTCCGTATTACTTGCTGGGCATGGGCGGCATGTTGCTGTCGATAGGTATGGCGGTGTTTTTGTTTCAGGTGCCGTTGGTCGGATCCTTGTGGGTCTTGCTAGTGGCCGGCACCTTGTTTTTGTTGGCGGCGCTGGGCATGGGTTTGTTGATTTCGATAGCCGCGAAGAATCAATTTGTCGCCGGACAGATCGCCATTGTGGTGACGTTTCTGCCGGCATTCATCTTGTCCGGCTTTATCTTCAATATCGATAGCATGCCGTGGGCGGTGCAGTTGTTCACCCACTTGGTGGCGGCTCGATATTTCGTGGCGATTTTGCAGACCGTATTCCTGGCCGGTGATATTTGGGAGGTCATATTGCCGAACGCCTTGGCCTTGTTGCTAATGGCTCTGGCGTTTCTGGCGCTGGCCTTATGGCGGGCGCCGCGCCGCTTGGAATAA
- a CDS encoding ABC transporter permease translates to MWWRIQALLIKEFLSLLKDKKSRFVLIVPPLVQLFVLSYAATYDLNQLPVAIYNEDRGSAARDLIARFNGAPAFREVLRIERQDQIAAALDGKQVLMVLHIAQNFSRDLLSGQQAASVQILLDGRDSNTAQIALGYARNVISQFNSDWARQHNQTGPPAELRVRAWFNPNLESRWFIVPGIVGLLTLVVTMTVAALSVAREREQGTFDQLLVTPFTPAEILIGKAIPGLIIGVAEASFSIFMAVFWFHVPLLGSLAALYIGIVLYVFSVIGAGLMISSLSVTQQQGLLGGFLLIVPGVILSGYATPIENMPELVQQLTLVNPLRYFLIIIRGVFLEGLGIADLIDQYWPLALIGLFCMTCAGWLFRKRMY, encoded by the coding sequence ATGTGGTGGCGTATCCAGGCCTTATTGATCAAGGAATTCCTGAGCCTGCTCAAGGATAAAAAAAGCCGCTTTGTATTGATCGTGCCGCCGTTGGTGCAATTATTCGTGCTCAGCTATGCCGCCACCTACGATCTAAACCAATTGCCGGTAGCGATTTACAACGAAGACCGGGGCAGCGCCGCCCGCGATTTGATCGCCCGTTTCAATGGCGCGCCGGCTTTTCGGGAAGTGTTGCGCATCGAGCGCCAGGATCAAATTGCCGCAGCGCTGGATGGCAAACAGGTATTGATGGTGTTGCATATCGCTCAAAATTTTAGCCGCGATTTGCTTAGCGGGCAGCAAGCTGCGTCGGTGCAGATTTTACTGGACGGCCGCGATTCCAATACGGCCCAAATAGCCTTGGGTTACGCCCGTAACGTAATCAGTCAGTTCAACAGCGACTGGGCGCGCCAGCACAACCAAACCGGGCCGCCCGCCGAATTACGCGTCAGGGCCTGGTTTAATCCCAACCTGGAAAGCCGTTGGTTCATCGTGCCCGGCATTGTCGGCCTGTTGACGCTAGTGGTGACGATGACGGTAGCTGCGTTGTCGGTGGCCCGCGAACGCGAACAGGGCACCTTCGATCAATTGCTGGTCACGCCGTTTACGCCGGCGGAAATTCTGATCGGCAAAGCCATTCCCGGACTGATCATCGGCGTGGCGGAAGCCTCGTTCAGCATCTTCATGGCAGTATTCTGGTTTCATGTGCCGCTCCTGGGTAGCCTGGCCGCGCTGTATATCGGCATCGTGTTGTATGTGTTTTCGGTAATCGGCGCCGGCTTGATGATTTCTTCCCTGTCGGTAACACAGCAGCAAGGTCTGCTGGGCGGTTTTTTGCTGATTGTGCCGGGCGTGATCCTCTCCGGCTACGCTACGCCCATCGAGAACATGCCGGAACTGGTGCAGCAGCTGACGCTGGTCAATCCGCTACGCTATTTTTTGATCATTATCCGCGGCGTATTTCTGGAAGGCTTGGGGATAGCCGATTTAATCGATCAATACTGGCCGCTGGCGCTTATCGGTTTGTTCTGCATGACTTGCGCCGGATGGCTATTTCGTAAGCGTATGTATTGA
- the nifB gene encoding nitrogenase cofactor biosynthesis protein NifB gives MELPVINETPAASEGGCSSHSCGTSDDQLGHLSDEIRSKVENHPCYSEDAHHYFARMHVAVAPACNIQCHYCNRKYDCSNESRPGVVSELLTPDQAVKKTMAVAANIPQMTVLGIAGPGDPLANPERTFETFRRLSAEAPDIKLCVSTNGLALPESVEELAKHNIDHVTITINCVDPEIGAQIYPWIFWENKRIKGVKGAKILIEQQQKGLEMLAARGILVKVNSVMIPGVNDKHLAEVSKIVKSKGAFLHNVMPLIAEAEHGTFYGVMGQRGPTQDELMDLQDSCSGDMNMMRHCRQCRADAVGLLGEDRGDEFTMDKIENMEIDYQAAMEKRKVIHEAISEEMHSKRAAKDEKAAQHSAEPKLNTRPVLMAIATSGQGVINMHFGHAKEFLIYEASPEGVRFMSHRKTDLYCGGDDTCGEGESVLQQTIRSLAGCEAVLCSKIGYEPWDLLEKAGIVPNGEHAMEPIEEAVMAVYKEMAAAGKLDEAVAEERATA, from the coding sequence ATGGAACTGCCAGTAATAAACGAAACTCCAGCAGCAAGCGAAGGCGGCTGCTCCTCCCATTCTTGCGGTACAAGTGATGATCAACTCGGGCATTTGTCCGACGAGATTCGCTCCAAGGTGGAAAACCACCCTTGTTACTCCGAAGACGCTCATCATTACTTTGCCCGCATGCACGTAGCGGTAGCGCCGGCTTGTAATATTCAATGCCACTATTGCAATCGCAAATACGATTGTTCTAACGAGTCACGCCCTGGTGTGGTCTCTGAGTTATTGACGCCTGATCAAGCTGTGAAAAAAACCATGGCGGTGGCGGCCAACATTCCGCAAATGACCGTGCTGGGCATCGCCGGCCCTGGTGATCCATTGGCCAATCCTGAAAGGACTTTCGAAACCTTCCGCCGCCTGAGTGCAGAAGCGCCGGACATCAAACTGTGCGTATCCACCAACGGTCTGGCCTTGCCGGAATCGGTCGAAGAGTTAGCCAAACACAACATAGACCACGTCACGATTACCATCAACTGTGTTGATCCGGAAATTGGTGCGCAGATTTATCCTTGGATTTTCTGGGAAAACAAACGCATCAAGGGCGTGAAAGGCGCGAAGATTTTGATCGAGCAGCAACAAAAAGGCCTGGAAATGTTGGCGGCCAGAGGTATTTTGGTCAAAGTCAACTCGGTGATGATTCCCGGTGTCAACGACAAACACTTGGCAGAAGTCAGCAAAATTGTTAAATCCAAGGGCGCTTTCCTGCATAACGTGATGCCTTTGATCGCCGAAGCCGAACATGGCACTTTCTACGGTGTTATGGGCCAACGTGGTCCGACTCAAGATGAGTTGATGGACTTGCAAGACTCTTGCTCCGGCGACATGAACATGATGCGCCATTGCCGTCAATGCCGTGCCGACGCGGTTGGTTTGTTGGGCGAGGACCGTGGCGACGAGTTCACGATGGACAAGATCGAGAACATGGAAATCGACTATCAAGCGGCGATGGAAAAACGCAAAGTCATCCACGAAGCGATCAGCGAAGAAATGCACAGCAAGCGTGCAGCGAAGGATGAAAAGGCCGCGCAACACTCCGCCGAACCGAAATTGAATACCCGTCCGGTACTGATGGCCATCGCCACCAGTGGTCAAGGGGTGATCAATATGCACTTCGGGCATGCGAAAGAGTTTTTGATCTACGAAGCATCGCCGGAGGGTGTGCGCTTCATGAGTCATCGCAAAACCGATTTGTATTGCGGCGGCGACGACACCTGCGGCGAAGGCGAGAGCGTACTGCAACAAACTATTCGGTCCTTGGCCGGCTGCGAAGCGGTGCTGTGTTCCAAAATCGGTTACGAGCCTTGGGATCTGCTGGAAAAAGCCGGCATCGTACCGAACGGCGAGCATGCCATGGAGCCTATCGAAGAAGCCGTGATGGCAGTCTACAAGGAAATGGCGGCGGCCGGTAAGTTGGACGAAGCTGTAGCCGAAGAACGGGCGACGGCATAA
- a CDS encoding HlyD family efflux transporter periplasmic adaptor subunit: MISKPGLITIGALAAVVLGATSFYLRGGSPQSDALVLYGNIDIRQVELSFHDPERVEQILVQEGERVKRGQLLATQAPERFQYARDQASAKVDVQQHQLDKLLHGSRPQEIGKAGNDVKAAEAAVVLAKKELARLQVLVKRKLSSAESLDRAQAQYDGAKESLQALRQQYALTEIGPRREDIQVAQAQLKADQAALQLAEKVLADARLYAPQDGVVQNRILEPGDMGNAQKPVLTLALRDPLWARTYVAEADLGRLRYGLSASLASDSFPDKNYRGWVAYMSPTAEFTPKTVETTELRTSLVYQVRIYACDPDDQLRLGMPVTVTIDTHQAPMTQPSCEPAP, translated from the coding sequence ATGATTAGTAAACCAGGCCTGATTACCATCGGTGCGTTGGCTGCCGTTGTTCTAGGCGCCACGAGTTTTTATCTCAGGGGCGGGAGCCCGCAGAGCGATGCCTTGGTTTTATACGGCAACATCGACATTCGCCAGGTCGAACTGAGTTTTCACGATCCCGAGCGCGTCGAACAGATCCTGGTTCAGGAAGGCGAGCGGGTCAAACGCGGCCAGTTGTTGGCTACTCAAGCGCCGGAGCGATTTCAATATGCCCGCGATCAAGCGTCGGCCAAAGTGGACGTGCAACAGCATCAGCTGGACAAACTGTTGCACGGTTCGCGGCCGCAGGAAATCGGTAAGGCCGGCAACGATGTCAAAGCGGCGGAAGCGGCTGTGGTACTGGCTAAGAAAGAGTTGGCCCGTTTACAAGTGCTGGTTAAGCGCAAACTAAGCTCCGCCGAGTCCCTGGATCGGGCTCAAGCGCAATACGACGGGGCCAAGGAGAGTCTGCAAGCCTTGAGACAGCAATATGCGCTAACCGAAATCGGCCCGCGTCGGGAAGATATTCAAGTGGCGCAAGCACAACTGAAAGCAGATCAGGCCGCCTTGCAATTGGCCGAGAAAGTCTTAGCAGACGCGCGTTTGTACGCACCGCAGGATGGCGTGGTCCAGAACCGCATCCTCGAACCCGGCGACATGGGCAACGCCCAAAAGCCGGTATTGACGCTGGCCTTGCGCGATCCGCTGTGGGCCAGAACTTATGTGGCTGAAGCCGATTTGGGCCGGCTACGCTATGGTTTGTCGGCCAGTCTGGCCAGCGACAGTTTTCCGGATAAAAATTACCGGGGTTGGGTGGCGTACATGTCGCCGACTGCCGAATTTACGCCTAAAACAGTGGAAACCACCGAGCTGAGAACCAGCCTGGTCTATCAAGTGCGGATTTACGCCTGCGACCCGGACGACCAATTGCGGCTGGGCATGCCGGTCACCGTGACCATAGACACCCACCAAGCACCGATGACTCAACCGAGCTGCGAACCCGCGCCGTGA
- a CDS encoding cache domain-containing protein: protein MNEFLQSHSTKLLGSMPVVKSFEGRLASLNDWWGKITLIGKINSHNVATTILDDMSRTQLKFGELQKQLTRNLLVENLQKLVLDNSSKAQVAIDLLIRNLFERTADVGFLATDDDIRVFLGSENVSAEQTQFIENRLQEYVKKYSVYDEIIVFDAQGNVKAHLDKTNPICHSNDALLAATLTSEQDYVETFRYSDLQSERRHSLIYSCKITQTDDKRSPVLGILCLCFRFDDEMNSIFDGLLMPDDIAVLAVIDREGQVIASSDEKLLPLNTEFKGDAGLRMLNYRRHDYIVNMRSTNGYQGFYGLGWRGQMMTGLDRAFGREEMQPSRNGYTEIMHQASSFPQELREIHRASSDINTDLGLLVLNGQIASARKNATEFMPVLEAIKQIGSDITTIFDASVKSLQEVTVMSSHLNNAGFLASLAVDIMDRNLYERANDCRWWALTSAFRRGLSNTALSFAETRQISEILQYINALYTAYTNLYLYDSQGRILAVSAPQQQMLVGIKLDESSGATEALKHSDSQHYTVSAFEETHLYSNRHTYIYNAAITDLDDSRKVLGGIGIVFDSEPQFESMLNDVLPRDKQGEVLAGCFGVFAQRNQTIIAVANNPALKPGDTLEVDAAFFGLKTGHRSSEVIQQNGASYILGVAVSKGYREYKVQDGYRNDVVAMVFIPF, encoded by the coding sequence ATGAACGAATTTTTGCAATCGCACTCGACAAAATTGTTGGGATCAATGCCGGTGGTTAAAAGTTTTGAGGGTCGGTTAGCGTCTTTAAACGATTGGTGGGGCAAAATCACGCTGATAGGCAAAATAAATAGCCACAACGTGGCGACGACTATATTGGACGATATGAGTCGTACCCAGCTTAAATTTGGCGAACTGCAGAAGCAATTGACCCGTAATTTACTGGTCGAAAATCTGCAAAAACTGGTGCTGGATAACTCGTCGAAAGCGCAAGTGGCTATCGATTTGTTGATCCGTAACCTATTCGAACGCACAGCGGATGTGGGCTTTCTGGCAACCGACGACGACATCAGGGTGTTTCTTGGTTCAGAGAATGTCAGCGCCGAGCAAACGCAGTTCATCGAAAACAGGCTCCAAGAATATGTAAAAAAATACAGTGTTTACGATGAGATTATCGTCTTTGATGCACAAGGGAATGTGAAGGCCCATTTGGACAAAACCAATCCAATATGCCATTCCAACGATGCCTTGTTGGCGGCAACTTTGACGTCAGAGCAAGATTATGTCGAAACCTTTCGCTATTCCGATTTACAAAGCGAGCGTCGCCATTCTTTAATCTACTCCTGCAAAATTACCCAAACCGACGATAAGCGTTCGCCGGTGTTGGGCATTTTATGTCTGTGCTTTCGCTTTGATGATGAAATGAATAGCATTTTCGACGGACTCTTAATGCCGGATGATATTGCAGTTTTAGCGGTTATTGATCGCGAGGGACAGGTGATTGCCAGTAGCGACGAGAAATTGTTGCCGCTTAACACCGAATTTAAAGGCGATGCGGGCTTGCGGATGCTGAATTATCGGCGCCACGACTATATTGTGAATATGCGCAGTACCAACGGTTATCAGGGCTTTTATGGTCTGGGCTGGCGCGGCCAAATGATGACCGGACTGGATAGGGCATTCGGTCGCGAAGAAATGCAGCCGTCCCGTAACGGCTATACCGAGATCATGCATCAGGCAAGTTCTTTTCCGCAGGAATTGCGGGAAATCCATCGGGCTTCTTCGGATATCAATACCGACCTGGGCTTGTTGGTGTTAAACGGACAGATTGCGTCGGCCCGCAAAAATGCCACCGAATTTATGCCGGTGCTGGAAGCCATCAAACAAATCGGCTCCGATATTACCACCATATTTGACGCGTCAGTTAAGAGCTTGCAGGAAGTGACGGTAATGTCCTCGCATCTCAATAACGCGGGATTTTTAGCGTCCTTGGCGGTGGACATCATGGATCGCAATTTATACGAACGAGCTAACGATTGCCGTTGGTGGGCACTGACCTCAGCGTTTAGAAGGGGCTTGTCCAATACGGCACTTAGTTTCGCCGAAACCCGGCAAATCAGCGAGATCCTGCAATATATTAATGCGCTTTACACGGCTTACACCAATCTATATCTCTACGATAGCCAAGGTCGAATTCTGGCGGTCTCCGCGCCCCAACAGCAGATGTTAGTCGGCATCAAGCTAGACGAGTCAAGCGGCGCGACCGAGGCTTTAAAACATAGTGATTCACAGCACTACACGGTCTCGGCATTTGAGGAAACGCATCTTTACAGTAATCGGCATACTTACATCTATAACGCCGCGATTACCGATCTGGACGATTCGCGCAAAGTGTTGGGCGGCATAGGCATTGTGTTTGATAGCGAGCCGCAATTCGAATCGATGCTAAACGATGTTTTGCCACGCGATAAACAAGGTGAGGTATTGGCAGGCTGTTTTGGCGTGTTTGCGCAGCGCAACCAAACCATTATTGCCGTTGCCAATAATCCGGCACTCAAGCCTGGCGATACTCTGGAGGTTGATGCAGCATTTTTCGGATTGAAAACCGGTCATCGCAGTTCGGAAGTAATTCAGCAAAATGGTGCGAGTTACATCTTGGGAGTAGCTGTATCTAAGGGCTACCGCGAGTACAAAGTGCAGGATGGTTATCGTAACGACGTGGTGGCTATGGTGTTTATCCCTTTTTGA